The following are from one region of the Corythoichthys intestinalis isolate RoL2023-P3 chromosome 17, ASM3026506v1, whole genome shotgun sequence genome:
- the LOC130905291 gene encoding small G protein signaling modulator 1-like isoform X2, translating into MGEETRQKLLRSVKKEVKQIMEEAVTRKFVHADSSHIGSFCAVVEACVLHGLKRRIAGMLCSNKVAALFMKVAKSYAPAEELCHKVQELEHLIENSKRNNSSQSNERSRQSKLSNLSPLALKHIWIRTALLEKLLDKIILYLVENSSTFYEKEAMIMDPVDGQILASLLVGPCALEYTQVKTSDHFWTDPSADELVQRHRIHSGHSRQDSPSRRPALIQKRQSSGSMDDRPLVWAREYVESLHQNSRATLLFGKNTVLVQPRDDMEAIPGYLSLHQTGELMTLKWTPNQLMNGNAGELDSEKSVYWDYAMTIHLEEIVYLHCHQQVNSGGTLVLVNQDGIQRPPLHFPKGGHLLQFLTCLETGLLPHGQLEPPLWNQRGKGKVFPKLRRRSPHSSCDSVSDKEDDESTDYVFRILFPGNQMEFMPLELVDQGMNMWEQTPRNSSESSCSQTGSSDSSLPSGCIQERAPLKLLCDTMRYQIISRAFYGWLAYCRHLSTVRTHLSALVNTTIVVPDVPSNARGGLSADVWAKFLQDSSAYEELEIHRLVYFGGVAPSLRKEIWPFLLGHYQFTMSEKCRLEIDEQMRLMYEHTMKEWQGCEAMMRQREQEKHAEALARCLSSTRTEGGQVSEQESTISTDSSLCSSSDPQSTQSQNDCNSSAPVFTSVDAVDPIETRPNGYQIEHKSPIKDVPADSFESSNLSCQDVFKPLQTCDSYLLLTEPPIASAILQQSVTAADVVSEESTAEGLPKTVEVLEQAPKDRLFESDSMESNEVLGIISEAVDKPDNINRQAPMDNTNIIRLEKEIQNQYFQAPPLGQTLKAQNVEEQETDESEKDNLLTIGSEKAEILDNLRSQLLAGCLLEVENAESVHTGARNVSDISNSPVRQVLDVFQSASRGSLSLSSHIRQSPDSDDSPSALEMEEIPSGVACLNFEEQNTRPLTVLAIPPACLARRPNAASAELVPDPPPDTACNTSPEDTEAGLSEDEPDAENGFAAPKTTEAEAEFHRKDCSAQQLYSQETMDMYLINLHRIDKDVRRCDRTYWYFTPENLDKLRNIMCSYVWQHLDTGYVQGMCDILAPLLVILDNEVMAFSCFTELMKRMNQNFPHGGAMDSHFASMCSLIQILDSELFELMQQNGDYTHFYFCYRWFLLDFKREMVYDDVFSVWETIWAAACTTSEHFVLFIALALVEMYRDIILENNMDFTDIIKFFNGKDYCGLIEWENEVCPLKLITVVGQTTLNYRVYVQGYLSFFFFFFFKCLHFVLQKNKIKNLSYKRSNAIQ; encoded by the exons ATGGGAG AGGAGACTCGTCAGAAATTGCTTCGCAGTGTAAAGAAAGAG GTGAAACAGATCATGGAGGAGGCGGTGACGAGAAAATTTGTCCATGCTGACAGCAGCCACATTGGTTCCTTCTGCG CGGTGGTGGAGGCCTGCGTGCTGCACGGGCTAAAACGGCGTATCGCGGGTATGCTGTGCAGCAACAAAGTGGCGGCGCTCTTCATGAAAGTGGCCAAAAGCTACGCCCCTGCAGAAGAGCTGTGCCACAAAGTCCAAGAGCTGGAGCACCTCATAGAAAACAG CAAACGAAACAATTCTTCACAGAGCAACGAGCGCAGTCGGCAGTCAAAGTTGAGCAACCTTTCACCTCTGGCCCTCAAACACATATGGATCAGAACCGCATTGTTGGAAAAGCTCCTGGACAAAATCATCCTGTATTTAGTAGAGAACTCTAG TACTTTTTACGAGAAAGAAGCCATGATCATGGATCCTGTGGATGGACAAATTCTTGCATCACTATTGG TGGGTCCCTGTGCTTTGGAGTACACTCAAGTCAAGACCTCTGACCATTTCTGGACGGACCCATCAGCTGACGAACTTGTACAGAGACATCGTATTCACAGCGGTCACAGTCGACAGGACTCTCCCTCCAGGAGGCCTGCCCTG ATCCAAAAGAGACAATCCAGTGGGAGCATGGACGATCGCCCTCTGGTGTGGGCGAGGGAATATGTGGAGTCATTGCACCAAAATTCCAGAGCAACGTTGCTGTTTGGCAAGAACACTGTGCTGGTGCAGCCT AGGGACGACATGGAGGCCATACCGGGTTACCTCTCCCTGCATCAGACAGGAGAGCTGATGACACTCAAATGGACGCCCAATCAGCTAATGAATGGCAACGCAGGGGAGCTGGATTCTGAGAAGAG TGTCTACTGGGATTACGCCATGACGATTCACTTGGAGGAGATAGTGTATCTCCACTGTCATCAGCAAG TGAACAGTGGTGGAACCCTGGTGTTGGTGAACCAGGATGGCATCCAGAGGCCCCCCTTGCATTTCCCCAAAGGAGGCCACCTGCTCCAGTTTCTCACTTGCCTGGAGACGGGCCTTCTTCCTCACGGACAACTGGAGCCACCGCTTTGGAACCAGAGAGGAAAG GGAAAGGTTTTCCCCAAATTGCGCAGGAGAAGCCCACATAGCTCCTGTGACTCAGTGTCTGATAAAGAGGATGATGAATCCACAGATTACGTGTTTCGAATCCTCTTTCCTGGAAACCAAATGGAGTTCA TGCCTTTGGAGCTGGTGGACCAGGGTATGAACATGTGGGAACAGACACCCAGGAATTCCTCAGAATCCTCCTGCTCACAGACTGGATCGTCTGATAGCTCTCTGCCAAGTGGCTGCATTCAGGAAAG GGCTCCTCTGAAGCTCCTCTGTGACACCATGAGGTACCAGATCATCTCCCGTGCATTTTACGGAT GGCTGGCATATTGCCGTCACTTGTCCACAGTTCGCACCCACCTTTCTGCTCTGGTCAACACCACCATAGTCGTCCCTGATGTGCCCTCTAATGCAAGGGGAGGTCTCTCTGCTGATGTTTGGGCCAAGTTTCTTCAGGACAGCTCT GCCTATGAGGAGCTTGAGATACACAGACTGGTGTATTTTGGAGGTGTGGCACCTTCACTTCGCAAAGAAATCTGGCCTTTTCTCCTTGGACACTACCAGTTCACAATGAGTGAGAAATGCAGGCTGGAG ATTGACGAGCAGATGCGCCTCATGTATGAGCATACCATGAAGGAGTGGCAAGGTTGTGAAGCAATGATGCGACAGAGGGAGCAGGAGAAACATGCGGAAGCCCTCGCCAGATGTTTGTCGAGCACTCGCACTGAGGGTGGGCAGGTGTCGGAGCAAGAATCCACTATTAGCACAGAT TCATCACTATGCAGTAGTTCGGATCCGCAGAGTACTCAGTCGCAGAACGACTGCAACAGCAGTGCGCCG GTGTTTACATCCGTTGATGCTGTGGATCCCATTGAGACCAGACCCAATGGATATCAGATAGAGCACAAAAGTCCAATAAAGGATGTCCCAGCTGATTCCTTTGAGTCCAGCAATCTATCCTGCCAAGATGTTTTTAAACCACTCCAAACTTGTGACAGTTACCTTCTTTTAACCGAGCCACCCATTGCATCGGCAATCTTACAGCAGTCAGTCACCGCAGCCGATGTCGTAAGCGAGGAATCTACAGCTGAGGGGCTTCCAAAGACCGTCGAGGTCCTTGAGCAGGCACCTAAGGACAGACTCTTTGAAAGTGACAGCATGGAGAGTAATGAAGTTCTTGGAATAATTTCAGAAGCTGTGGACAAACCTGACAACATTAATAGACAAGCTCCAATGGACAACACAAACATTATTAGGCTGGAGAAAGAGATTCAGAATCAGTATTTTCAAGCGCCACCACTTGGACAGACTTTAAAAGCACAGAATGTAGAGGAACAAGAAACGGATGAGTCAGAAAAAGACAATCTTTTAACAATCGGCTCTGAAAAGGCAGAGATACTTGACAACCTGCGCTCGCAATTATTGGCTGGCTGTCTCTTAGAGGTAGAAAATGCTGAGTCTGTACACACAGGTGCCAGAAATGTATCAGACATCTCAAACTCACCAGTCAGGCAAGTACTAGATGTTTTTCAGTCGGCATCCCGCGGGAGCCTTTCCCTGTCATCCCATATAAGACAGTCCCCGGACTCGGATGACTCTCCCTCAGCTCTAGAAATGGAGGAGATTCCTTCCGGGGTGGCCTGCTTGAACTTCGAGGAACAGAATACCAGGCCCTTGACGGTACTCGCGATCCCGCCCGCGTGTCTGGCTCGGAGACCCAACGCGGCATCTGCGGAACTCGTCCCGGATCCCCCGCCTGACACTGCGTGTAACACCAGCCCCGAGGACACTGAAGCTGGGCTGTCTGAAGATGAGCCTGATGCAGAAAATGGGTTCGCGGCACCGAAAACTACGGAGGCAGAGGCAGAGTTCCATCGGAAAGATTGCTCAGCTCAACAACTGTATTCT CAAGAAACCATGGACATGTATCTCATCAACTTGCATCGCATTGACAAAGATGTCAGACGATGTGACCGTACATATTGGTACTTCACGCCCGAAAACCTGGACAAGCTGAGGAATATCATGTGCAG ttaTGTGTGGCAACACTTGGACACGGGTTACGTCCAGGGCATGTGCGACATACTGGCGCCTTTACTGGTTATTCTGGACAATG AGGTGATGGCGTTTAGCTGCTTCACTGAGCTGATGAAAAGGATGAACCAGAACTTCCCTCACGGGGGTGCAATGGACTCTCACTTTGCCAGCATGTGCTCACTCATCCAG ATCCTGGATTCCGAGCTGTTTGAGTTGATGCAGCAGAATGGCGACTACACTCACTTCTACTTCTGCTACCGATGGTTCCTTCTGGACTTTAAAAGAG AAATGGTGTATGATGACGTGTTCTCTGTATGGGAGACTATCTGGGCTGCGGCGTGCACCACCTCAGAGCATTTTGTGCTTTTCATCGCACTCGCATTGGTGGAAATGTACAGGGATATCATCCTGGAGAACAACATGGACTTCACTGACATCATCAAGTTTTTCAATGGTAAAGATTACTGTGGTCTTATTGAGTGGGAAAACGAGGTCTGTCCATTGAAATTGATTACAGTGGTGGGAcaaacaacattaaattatCGTGTATATGTACAGGGAtatctcagttttttttttttttttttttttaaatgtttacacttcgtattacaaaaaaataaaataaaaaatctatcATACAAACGCAGCAATGCAATACAGTGA
- the LOC130905291 gene encoding small G protein signaling modulator 1-like isoform X1, protein MGEEETRQKLLRSVKKEVKQIMEEAVTRKFVHADSSHIGSFCAVVEACVLHGLKRRIAGMLCSNKVAALFMKVAKSYAPAEELCHKVQELEHLIENSKRNNSSQSNERSRQSKLSNLSPLALKHIWIRTALLEKLLDKIILYLVENSSTFYEKEAMIMDPVDGQILASLLVGPCALEYTQVKTSDHFWTDPSADELVQRHRIHSGHSRQDSPSRRPALIQKRQSSGSMDDRPLVWAREYVESLHQNSRATLLFGKNTVLVQPRDDMEAIPGYLSLHQTGELMTLKWTPNQLMNGNAGELDSEKSVYWDYAMTIHLEEIVYLHCHQQVNSGGTLVLVNQDGIQRPPLHFPKGGHLLQFLTCLETGLLPHGQLEPPLWNQRGKGKVFPKLRRRSPHSSCDSVSDKEDDESTDYVFRILFPGNQMEFMPLELVDQGMNMWEQTPRNSSESSCSQTGSSDSSLPSGCIQERAPLKLLCDTMRYQIISRAFYGWLAYCRHLSTVRTHLSALVNTTIVVPDVPSNARGGLSADVWAKFLQDSSAYEELEIHRLVYFGGVAPSLRKEIWPFLLGHYQFTMSEKCRLEIDEQMRLMYEHTMKEWQGCEAMMRQREQEKHAEALARCLSSTRTEGGQVSEQESTISTDSSLCSSSDPQSTQSQNDCNSSAPVFTSVDAVDPIETRPNGYQIEHKSPIKDVPADSFESSNLSCQDVFKPLQTCDSYLLLTEPPIASAILQQSVTAADVVSEESTAEGLPKTVEVLEQAPKDRLFESDSMESNEVLGIISEAVDKPDNINRQAPMDNTNIIRLEKEIQNQYFQAPPLGQTLKAQNVEEQETDESEKDNLLTIGSEKAEILDNLRSQLLAGCLLEVENAESVHTGARNVSDISNSPVRQVLDVFQSASRGSLSLSSHIRQSPDSDDSPSALEMEEIPSGVACLNFEEQNTRPLTVLAIPPACLARRPNAASAELVPDPPPDTACNTSPEDTEAGLSEDEPDAENGFAAPKTTEAEAEFHRKDCSAQQLYSQETMDMYLINLHRIDKDVRRCDRTYWYFTPENLDKLRNIMCSYVWQHLDTGYVQGMCDILAPLLVILDNEVMAFSCFTELMKRMNQNFPHGGAMDSHFASMCSLIQILDSELFELMQQNGDYTHFYFCYRWFLLDFKREMVYDDVFSVWETIWAAACTTSEHFVLFIALALVEMYRDIILENNMDFTDIIKFFNGKDYCGLIEWENEVCPLKLITVVGQTTLNYRVYVQGYLSFFFFFFFKCLHFVLQKNKIKNLSYKRSNAIQ, encoded by the exons ATGGGAG AAGAGGAGACTCGTCAGAAATTGCTTCGCAGTGTAAAGAAAGAG GTGAAACAGATCATGGAGGAGGCGGTGACGAGAAAATTTGTCCATGCTGACAGCAGCCACATTGGTTCCTTCTGCG CGGTGGTGGAGGCCTGCGTGCTGCACGGGCTAAAACGGCGTATCGCGGGTATGCTGTGCAGCAACAAAGTGGCGGCGCTCTTCATGAAAGTGGCCAAAAGCTACGCCCCTGCAGAAGAGCTGTGCCACAAAGTCCAAGAGCTGGAGCACCTCATAGAAAACAG CAAACGAAACAATTCTTCACAGAGCAACGAGCGCAGTCGGCAGTCAAAGTTGAGCAACCTTTCACCTCTGGCCCTCAAACACATATGGATCAGAACCGCATTGTTGGAAAAGCTCCTGGACAAAATCATCCTGTATTTAGTAGAGAACTCTAG TACTTTTTACGAGAAAGAAGCCATGATCATGGATCCTGTGGATGGACAAATTCTTGCATCACTATTGG TGGGTCCCTGTGCTTTGGAGTACACTCAAGTCAAGACCTCTGACCATTTCTGGACGGACCCATCAGCTGACGAACTTGTACAGAGACATCGTATTCACAGCGGTCACAGTCGACAGGACTCTCCCTCCAGGAGGCCTGCCCTG ATCCAAAAGAGACAATCCAGTGGGAGCATGGACGATCGCCCTCTGGTGTGGGCGAGGGAATATGTGGAGTCATTGCACCAAAATTCCAGAGCAACGTTGCTGTTTGGCAAGAACACTGTGCTGGTGCAGCCT AGGGACGACATGGAGGCCATACCGGGTTACCTCTCCCTGCATCAGACAGGAGAGCTGATGACACTCAAATGGACGCCCAATCAGCTAATGAATGGCAACGCAGGGGAGCTGGATTCTGAGAAGAG TGTCTACTGGGATTACGCCATGACGATTCACTTGGAGGAGATAGTGTATCTCCACTGTCATCAGCAAG TGAACAGTGGTGGAACCCTGGTGTTGGTGAACCAGGATGGCATCCAGAGGCCCCCCTTGCATTTCCCCAAAGGAGGCCACCTGCTCCAGTTTCTCACTTGCCTGGAGACGGGCCTTCTTCCTCACGGACAACTGGAGCCACCGCTTTGGAACCAGAGAGGAAAG GGAAAGGTTTTCCCCAAATTGCGCAGGAGAAGCCCACATAGCTCCTGTGACTCAGTGTCTGATAAAGAGGATGATGAATCCACAGATTACGTGTTTCGAATCCTCTTTCCTGGAAACCAAATGGAGTTCA TGCCTTTGGAGCTGGTGGACCAGGGTATGAACATGTGGGAACAGACACCCAGGAATTCCTCAGAATCCTCCTGCTCACAGACTGGATCGTCTGATAGCTCTCTGCCAAGTGGCTGCATTCAGGAAAG GGCTCCTCTGAAGCTCCTCTGTGACACCATGAGGTACCAGATCATCTCCCGTGCATTTTACGGAT GGCTGGCATATTGCCGTCACTTGTCCACAGTTCGCACCCACCTTTCTGCTCTGGTCAACACCACCATAGTCGTCCCTGATGTGCCCTCTAATGCAAGGGGAGGTCTCTCTGCTGATGTTTGGGCCAAGTTTCTTCAGGACAGCTCT GCCTATGAGGAGCTTGAGATACACAGACTGGTGTATTTTGGAGGTGTGGCACCTTCACTTCGCAAAGAAATCTGGCCTTTTCTCCTTGGACACTACCAGTTCACAATGAGTGAGAAATGCAGGCTGGAG ATTGACGAGCAGATGCGCCTCATGTATGAGCATACCATGAAGGAGTGGCAAGGTTGTGAAGCAATGATGCGACAGAGGGAGCAGGAGAAACATGCGGAAGCCCTCGCCAGATGTTTGTCGAGCACTCGCACTGAGGGTGGGCAGGTGTCGGAGCAAGAATCCACTATTAGCACAGAT TCATCACTATGCAGTAGTTCGGATCCGCAGAGTACTCAGTCGCAGAACGACTGCAACAGCAGTGCGCCG GTGTTTACATCCGTTGATGCTGTGGATCCCATTGAGACCAGACCCAATGGATATCAGATAGAGCACAAAAGTCCAATAAAGGATGTCCCAGCTGATTCCTTTGAGTCCAGCAATCTATCCTGCCAAGATGTTTTTAAACCACTCCAAACTTGTGACAGTTACCTTCTTTTAACCGAGCCACCCATTGCATCGGCAATCTTACAGCAGTCAGTCACCGCAGCCGATGTCGTAAGCGAGGAATCTACAGCTGAGGGGCTTCCAAAGACCGTCGAGGTCCTTGAGCAGGCACCTAAGGACAGACTCTTTGAAAGTGACAGCATGGAGAGTAATGAAGTTCTTGGAATAATTTCAGAAGCTGTGGACAAACCTGACAACATTAATAGACAAGCTCCAATGGACAACACAAACATTATTAGGCTGGAGAAAGAGATTCAGAATCAGTATTTTCAAGCGCCACCACTTGGACAGACTTTAAAAGCACAGAATGTAGAGGAACAAGAAACGGATGAGTCAGAAAAAGACAATCTTTTAACAATCGGCTCTGAAAAGGCAGAGATACTTGACAACCTGCGCTCGCAATTATTGGCTGGCTGTCTCTTAGAGGTAGAAAATGCTGAGTCTGTACACACAGGTGCCAGAAATGTATCAGACATCTCAAACTCACCAGTCAGGCAAGTACTAGATGTTTTTCAGTCGGCATCCCGCGGGAGCCTTTCCCTGTCATCCCATATAAGACAGTCCCCGGACTCGGATGACTCTCCCTCAGCTCTAGAAATGGAGGAGATTCCTTCCGGGGTGGCCTGCTTGAACTTCGAGGAACAGAATACCAGGCCCTTGACGGTACTCGCGATCCCGCCCGCGTGTCTGGCTCGGAGACCCAACGCGGCATCTGCGGAACTCGTCCCGGATCCCCCGCCTGACACTGCGTGTAACACCAGCCCCGAGGACACTGAAGCTGGGCTGTCTGAAGATGAGCCTGATGCAGAAAATGGGTTCGCGGCACCGAAAACTACGGAGGCAGAGGCAGAGTTCCATCGGAAAGATTGCTCAGCTCAACAACTGTATTCT CAAGAAACCATGGACATGTATCTCATCAACTTGCATCGCATTGACAAAGATGTCAGACGATGTGACCGTACATATTGGTACTTCACGCCCGAAAACCTGGACAAGCTGAGGAATATCATGTGCAG ttaTGTGTGGCAACACTTGGACACGGGTTACGTCCAGGGCATGTGCGACATACTGGCGCCTTTACTGGTTATTCTGGACAATG AGGTGATGGCGTTTAGCTGCTTCACTGAGCTGATGAAAAGGATGAACCAGAACTTCCCTCACGGGGGTGCAATGGACTCTCACTTTGCCAGCATGTGCTCACTCATCCAG ATCCTGGATTCCGAGCTGTTTGAGTTGATGCAGCAGAATGGCGACTACACTCACTTCTACTTCTGCTACCGATGGTTCCTTCTGGACTTTAAAAGAG AAATGGTGTATGATGACGTGTTCTCTGTATGGGAGACTATCTGGGCTGCGGCGTGCACCACCTCAGAGCATTTTGTGCTTTTCATCGCACTCGCATTGGTGGAAATGTACAGGGATATCATCCTGGAGAACAACATGGACTTCACTGACATCATCAAGTTTTTCAATGGTAAAGATTACTGTGGTCTTATTGAGTGGGAAAACGAGGTCTGTCCATTGAAATTGATTACAGTGGTGGGAcaaacaacattaaattatCGTGTATATGTACAGGGAtatctcagttttttttttttttttttttttaaatgtttacacttcgtattacaaaaaaataaaataaaaaatctatcATACAAACGCAGCAATGCAATACAGTGA